In Blastopirellula sediminis, the following proteins share a genomic window:
- a CDS encoding c-type cytochrome → MPRSLFALLLFSLTVSAAFAADAKSPAAKASGNTATPIDLITTLPGFKVELLYSVPAESQGSWVNLCTDDKGRILVSDQFGGLYRITPPAAGQTLTADDVQKVPADIRGVNGMLWAFDSLYVGVNDYERKIPSGLYRITDSNGDDQLDKVELLHEVNSGSDHGVHAVLPTPDGKAFYLVTGNNTIAPELADSSPVRQVWGEDHLLPSMPDGRGHNRGVLAPGGIIYRVSPDGKKFEAYANGFRNIFDAAVNHDGELFTYDADMEYDFNTPWYRPTRICHVTSGAEFGWRNGAGKRMPFYADNMPGILDIGPGSPTGMTFGYGAKFPAKYQEALYALDWSWGKLYAVHLTPSGSSYTATKEEFVTGAPLPITDAIINPHDGAMYFTIGGRRVQSGLYRVTYVGDESTAPVKPESAANEARELRHALEAFHGKQDPAAIDAAWPHLADEDRFIRAAAQTAIEHQPVDTWAAKALSETDPAKQVTALLALARVTGVDPQHRKKNSPPVDEAMRDKLLGAITAIDAAKLNLTEQLTLVRTEQIILVRFGRPDQAMVDKLIAQLDPLFPAQSADLNWLLCETLAYLQSPTVAAKAMALIAAAPAQEEQMQYARSIRFLTAGWTPELRKQYIEWFLKAANYKGGASFDKFIEFIRDDAVASLSDAEKESMKELLAKKAEKKSALENLGEIFAGRETTEWTLEELSDAAKTGLKGRDYANGRKMFAAAGCYACHRFGDQGGMTGPDLTSAGRRYSPHDLLDQVINPSKVINDQFSAIKVLTADGKLHTGVVVNLNGDSMTLNTDLTDPNERVNINRNDIEEMAVSKISAMPTGLFKSMTKEEILDLTAYLISGGDSGHGFFQK, encoded by the coding sequence ATGCCTCGCTCTTTGTTTGCTCTGCTGCTGTTCTCTTTGACCGTGTCGGCTGCGTTTGCCGCAGACGCGAAATCGCCGGCCGCCAAGGCGAGCGGCAATACCGCGACGCCGATTGACCTGATCACGACCCTCCCTGGCTTCAAGGTGGAGCTCCTCTATTCGGTCCCGGCCGAAAGCCAAGGCTCGTGGGTCAATCTCTGCACCGACGACAAGGGGCGGATCCTGGTGAGCGATCAGTTCGGCGGTCTGTATCGGATCACTCCGCCGGCGGCTGGCCAAACGCTGACCGCCGACGATGTGCAGAAAGTGCCGGCCGACATTCGCGGCGTGAACGGCATGCTCTGGGCGTTCGACTCGCTGTATGTGGGCGTCAACGACTACGAGCGGAAGATTCCGTCTGGCCTCTACCGCATCACCGACAGCAACGGCGACGATCAACTGGACAAGGTGGAGTTGCTGCACGAAGTGAACTCCGGCAGCGACCACGGCGTGCATGCGGTGCTGCCGACTCCGGACGGCAAGGCGTTTTACCTGGTGACCGGCAACAACACGATTGCGCCGGAACTTGCCGATTCGTCCCCGGTCCGTCAGGTTTGGGGCGAAGACCATCTGTTGCCGAGCATGCCGGACGGTCGCGGGCACAACCGCGGCGTCCTCGCGCCGGGGGGGATCATCTATCGCGTTTCGCCCGACGGCAAAAAGTTTGAAGCGTACGCCAACGGCTTTCGCAACATCTTTGACGCGGCAGTCAATCATGACGGCGAGCTGTTCACCTACGACGCCGACATGGAATACGACTTCAACACCCCGTGGTATCGTCCGACCCGCATCTGTCACGTCACCAGCGGCGCCGAGTTCGGCTGGCGCAACGGCGCCGGCAAGCGGATGCCGTTCTACGCGGACAATATGCCGGGGATCCTCGACATCGGGCCAGGCTCGCCGACCGGCATGACGTTCGGCTACGGCGCGAAGTTCCCGGCCAAGTATCAAGAGGCGTTGTACGCGCTCGACTGGAGCTGGGGGAAGCTGTATGCGGTCCATCTGACGCCGAGCGGTTCGTCCTATACGGCGACCAAAGAAGAATTTGTGACCGGCGCCCCGCTGCCGATCACCGACGCGATCATCAACCCGCATGACGGCGCGATGTACTTCACGATCGGCGGTCGTCGCGTGCAGTCTGGTCTGTACCGGGTCACCTATGTCGGCGACGAATCGACCGCGCCGGTGAAGCCGGAAAGCGCCGCCAACGAAGCCCGCGAACTGCGACACGCGCTGGAAGCGTTCCATGGTAAGCAAGATCCGGCGGCGATCGACGCCGCGTGGCCGCACCTGGCGGACGAAGATCGCTTCATTCGCGCCGCCGCGCAGACCGCGATTGAACATCAGCCGGTCGATACGTGGGCGGCCAAGGCGTTGTCGGAAACCGATCCGGCGAAACAAGTCACGGCGCTGTTGGCCTTGGCTCGCGTGACCGGCGTCGATCCGCAACACCGCAAAAAGAATTCGCCCCCGGTGGATGAGGCGATGCGCGACAAGCTGCTGGGCGCCATCACGGCGATCGACGCGGCGAAGCTGAATTTGACGGAGCAACTGACCTTGGTTCGCACCGAGCAGATCATCCTGGTTCGCTTCGGTCGCCCCGATCAAGCGATGGTTGACAAGTTGATCGCCCAGCTCGATCCGCTCTTCCCGGCCCAATCGGCCGATCTGAATTGGCTGCTCTGCGAAACGCTGGCCTACCTGCAATCGCCGACTGTCGCCGCCAAGGCGATGGCTTTGATCGCCGCGGCGCCGGCCCAGGAAGAGCAGATGCAGTACGCCCGTTCGATTCGCTTTTTGACCGCTGGCTGGACGCCGGAGCTGCGGAAGCAATACATCGAGTGGTTCCTCAAAGCGGCCAACTACAAAGGTGGCGCCAGCTTCGACAAGTTCATCGAGTTCATTCGCGACGACGCCGTCGCTTCGCTGAGCGACGCCGAAAAAGAAAGCATGAAAGAGCTGCTGGCGAAGAAGGCCGAAAAGAAGTCGGCGCTGGAGAACCTCGGCGAGATCTTCGCCGGACGGGAAACGACCGAGTGGACGCTCGAAGAACTTTCAGACGCCGCCAAGACGGGGCTGAAAGGCCGCGACTACGCCAACGGCCGCAAGATGTTCGCCGCCGCAGGCTGCTACGCCTGCCATCGCTTTGGCGATCAGGGGGGGATGACCGGTCCCGATTTGACGTCGGCCGGGCGTCGTTATTCGCCGCATGACCTCTTGGATCAGGTCATCAACCCCAGCAAGGTGATCAACGATCAGTTTTCGGCGATCAAAGTGCTGACCGCCGACGGCAAGCTCCACACCGGCGTGGTCGTCAATCTCAACGGCGACTCGATGACGCTGAACACCGATCTGACCGACCCGAACGAACGGGTCAACATCAATCGCAACGACATCGAAGAGATGGCGGTCTCCAAGATCTCAGCGATGCCGACCGGGCTGTTCAAGTCGATGACCAAAGAAGAGATTCTGGACCTGACCGCCTACCTGATCAGCGGCGGCGATTCGGGGCACGGTTTCTTCCAGAAGTAG
- a CDS encoding DUF542 domain-containing protein — MAMESPEADCDLDTSVPDWIIDHPETLCVFEEFGIDYSCGGKSLGYACDQQGIDKQLVLTALRQKIRTSTTAKRGKGDGDSPGQSH; from the coding sequence ATGGCGATGGAATCCCCTGAAGCGGACTGCGATCTCGACACCTCGGTTCCCGACTGGATCATCGACCACCCCGAAACGCTCTGTGTGTTTGAAGAGTTCGGCATCGACTACTCCTGTGGCGGGAAGTCGCTGGGATATGCCTGCGATCAGCAGGGCATTGATAAGCAGTTGGTGCTGACGGCGCTTCGGCAGAAGATCAGGACGTCGACAACGGCAAAGAGAGGCAAGGGAGACGGCGATTCTCCAGGCCAATCCCACTGA